DNA from Planctomycetia bacterium:
AGGCGGTGGAGGAATACGCTGTGAGTCAGAAGGGCTTCTGACGCGAGCTTTCACCACAGGGGGGAGCGGAACCGATTGTTGAACTGGTGCAGGTGACTTAACCCTGGCGACCGTGATAGGTGGTTTGGGAACGGGAGGCGGAGGTTGTTTCGGAACATTGATACGAGGTTTTTTCTTGAAGAACTGAGGCGAGGCGATTTTCAATGCCACGCCGTTGGCATTGAGCAGCCTGGAAGGCTTCATGGAAACCAATTGCTGACACGATGGGCAGCGAATCTCCTTGCCAAGGTATTTCTGTTTAACGCGAAGAATATGTCCCTGGCTGCATTGCACTTCGTATTTAACAGAAGGTATTTCTCCCGGCTTCGCTGTGGAGACATGGACGACGGCCTGGCACTTGGGGCACATAAGTCGTTGCCCCAGGTGTTCCTGGCCAAGTTCAAGCGTGTGCCCTAATGGGCAGGAAATCTGAAACACAACAACCTCGGAGAGGTGTTACCGTGCATCCTGTCTCAGTAAACCGTTTTACCAATACATTAATAGTGTACCCCAAGCCAGTCCCGCGCCAAATCCACTCATCACGACTTTCTTGCCAGGCTTGATTAAACCCATCTGAATGGCTTCATCCATCGCCAAGGGTACCGAACCTGCCGAGGTATTACCATATTTTCTGACATTGGCATGCACTTTTTCGCGCGGTATACCCAGCACATCTGTTGCAGCATGAATAATGCGGATATTGGCTTGATGCGTGAGGAAATAATCCACATCTTCAATGGTCAAGCCCTGCAATTCCAGAACTGTCGTGATGCTGTCGCTCAAAGTAGTGACTGCCCAGCGAAAAACGGCGCGACCGTCCATGTGCAGATACTGCAGTCCCTGATGCAGGGTTTCCTCATCCGGAGGTAGTCTGCTGCCGCACCCGGGTCGCACCAGCATTTCCGACCCGGCCCCATCGGAACCAAGCTGATAGCTGGCAATACCAAAGGCCTCATCGGAGGCAGCCAAGACCACGGCACCAGCTCCATCACCGAATAATGGATAGGTTTTCGGGTCAGTGGGGTTGGCAATACGGGAGTTAGTATCGCCGCCGATGACGAGCACTTTTCTTGCCAA
Protein-coding regions in this window:
- a CDS encoding ketoacyl-ACP synthase III, with translation MGVRVLCCGSYVPDGLVTNEVLGQYFNCDTDWIVRRTGIVERRHALPHQATSDFCYEAARQCMERGNIDPSEIDLILVATYTPDTSFPAVGNILQYKLGLHCPAMDINVACAGFIYAFITGATYIKAGLARKVLVIGGDTNSRIANPTDPKTYPLFGDGAGAVVLAASDEAFGIASYQLGSDGAGSEMLVRPGCGSRLPPDEETLHQGLQYLHMDGRAVFRWAVTTLSDSITTVLELQGLTIEDVDYFLTHQANIRIIHAATDVLGIPREKVHANVRKYGNTSAGSVPLAMDEAIQMGLIKPGKKVVMSGFGAGLAWGTLLMYW